The Dokdonella koreensis DS-123 genome has a segment encoding these proteins:
- a CDS encoding XrtA/PEP-CTERM system exopolysaccharide export protein, which produces MLVVAAPVLAQEQLAEVAVIPPAVETYRIGVDDVVQVSVWRNPDLSVSVPVRPDGKISVPLIGDVDAGGRKPQDVAEDIKGKLSTFVRDPQVAVILTELRSHEYLARVRVTGAVRQPVSIPYRQGMSVLDAVLAAGGTNEFASADNTRLYRKEGDSVKTFPVKLDRILKKGDLSTNLPVQAGDVVTVPERAF; this is translated from the coding sequence ATGCTCGTGGTAGCGGCGCCGGTCCTGGCGCAGGAGCAACTGGCCGAGGTAGCGGTGATACCACCGGCGGTGGAGACCTACCGCATCGGTGTGGACGACGTGGTGCAGGTATCGGTGTGGCGTAATCCCGACCTCAGCGTCTCGGTGCCGGTGCGCCCGGACGGCAAGATCTCGGTACCGCTGATCGGCGATGTCGATGCCGGCGGACGCAAGCCGCAGGACGTGGCCGAGGACATCAAGGGCAAGCTGTCCACCTTCGTGCGCGACCCGCAGGTCGCGGTGATCCTGACCGAACTGCGCAGCCACGAGTACCTGGCGCGCGTGCGCGTGACCGGGGCGGTACGCCAGCCGGTGTCGATTCCCTACCGCCAGGGCATGAGCGTGCTCGATGCGGTGCTCGCCGCCGGCGGCACCAACGAGTTCGCCTCGGCCGACAACACGCGCCTGTACCGCAAGGAGGGCGACAGCGTGAAGACCTTCCCGGTGAAGCTGGACCGCATCCTCAAGAAGGGCGACTTGTCGACCAACCTGCCGGTGCAGGCGGGCGACGTCGTCACCGTGCCGGAACGCGCGTTCTGA
- a CDS encoding NAD-dependent epimerase: MRILVTGAAGFIGSALSHRLLARGDEVLGYDNLNDYYDPTLKEARLARLTPQPRFGFVKASLEDRPALEAAFADFRPQRVVNLAAQAGVRYSLTNPYAYVESNLIGFINVLEACRHGGVEHLVYASSSSVYGANRKLPFSVRDAVDHPVSLYAATKKANELMAHTYSHLYGLPTTGLRFFTVYGPWGRPDMALFLFTRKILAGEPIEVFNHGAHTRDFTYVDDIVEGVIRTLDRVPGPDAGFDPMAPNPGSSAAPYRVYNIGNHRPVQLGEYIAVIERCLGRTAEKILLPLQPGDVPDTHADVAELMSDTGYSPQTPVEEGVARFVTWYRDFYHV, encoded by the coding sequence ATGCGCATCCTCGTCACCGGCGCGGCCGGCTTCATCGGATCGGCGCTCAGCCATCGCCTGCTGGCACGCGGCGACGAAGTGCTCGGCTACGACAACCTCAACGACTACTACGACCCCACCCTCAAGGAAGCGCGACTGGCGCGGCTGACGCCGCAGCCGCGCTTCGGCTTCGTCAAGGCCTCGCTGGAGGACCGGCCGGCGCTGGAGGCGGCGTTCGCCGACTTCCGGCCGCAGCGCGTGGTCAACCTGGCCGCGCAGGCAGGCGTGCGCTATTCGCTGACCAATCCGTACGCGTACGTGGAGTCGAACCTGATCGGCTTCATCAACGTACTGGAGGCCTGCCGGCACGGCGGCGTGGAGCACCTGGTCTACGCCTCGTCCAGCTCGGTCTACGGGGCCAACCGCAAGCTGCCGTTCTCGGTGCGCGACGCAGTGGACCATCCGGTCAGCCTGTACGCGGCGACCAAGAAGGCCAACGAGCTGATGGCGCATACCTACAGCCACCTGTACGGCCTGCCGACGACCGGATTGCGCTTCTTCACGGTCTACGGTCCGTGGGGGCGGCCGGACATGGCGCTGTTCCTGTTCACGCGCAAGATCCTGGCCGGCGAGCCGATCGAGGTGTTCAACCATGGCGCGCATACGCGCGATTTCACGTATGTGGACGATATCGTCGAAGGCGTGATCCGGACGCTGGACCGGGTGCCGGGGCCGGATGCGGGTTTCGACCCGATGGCGCCCAACCCCGGTTCGTCGGCGGCGCCGTACCGGGTCTACAACATCGGCAACCACCGGCCGGTGCAGCTGGGCGAGTACATCGCGGTGATCGAGCGCTGCCTGGGGCGCACGGCGGAGAAGATCCTGCTGCCGCTGCAGCCGGGCGACGTGCCCGATACCCATGCGGACGTGGCGGAGCTGATGAGCGACACCGGCTACTCGCCGCAGACGCCGGTGGAGGAGGGCGTGGCGCGTTTCGTGACGTGGTACCGGGACTTCTATCACGTTTAG